The proteins below come from a single Solea senegalensis isolate Sse05_10M linkage group LG2, IFAPA_SoseM_1, whole genome shotgun sequence genomic window:
- the LOC122763123 gene encoding centrosomal protein of 70 kDa-like, translating into MAPYSTNSITQLCRLVKEDKNTTGIRESTWKARESSLCAHYCQLLTEISAVVTNLSAPLQLHRQKPASVDLELAEFHNLLPTLEFWAQQLHLMKELHQGLTKLITRLLPQLLPDGGHDSAEAVTVENMILLVDTLLKSTSLKDKVLKSPTQITLLSVVSHFQKLFGMTSLSGVYPRMNEVYTSLGKMTNTMRTLQDILDLDSRVSPAEVVNQVARLVHLNELNASFCNLVEDDDIQRIFVKVKQHEEFFPAFHAVISEMLQVLGVSHLDDILPALKSLKQTAQ; encoded by the exons ATGGCGCCT TACAGCACCAACAGTATCACCCAACTTTGCAGATTGGTTAAAGAAGACAAGAACACCACTGGTATTAGAGAGTCCACTTGGAAAGCCAGAGAATCCAGTTTATGTGCCCACTATTGCCAA CTGTTGACTGAGATCAGCGCTGTTGTGACCAATCTCAGCGCCCCATTACAACTTCACAGACAGAAACCCGCCTCTGTTGATTTGGAGCTGGCTGAGTTTCATAATCTGCTCCCAACACTTGAATTCTGGGCCCAGCAGCTCCACCTCATGAAG GAGCTGCACCAAGGTTTAACTAAACTGATCACCAGACTGCTACCCCAGCTGCTCCCCGATGGTGGCCATGATTCTGCAGAAGCTGTGACGGTGGAGAACATGATATTGCTGGTGGATACCCTGCTGAAAAGCACCTCTCTTAAagataag GTGCTGAAAAGTCCCACTCAAATCACTCTGTTATCCGTGGTTTCTCACTTCCAAAAGTTGTTTGGCATGACCTCCCTCAGTGGGGTCTACCCACGTATGAATGAGGTCTATACTAGCCTGGGGAAAATGACGAACACCATGAGGACCCTCCAAGACATTTTGGATCTCG ACAGCAGAGTGTCTCCTGCTGAGGTGGTGAACCAGGTTGCCAGACTCGTCCACCTCAATGAACTTAATGCCAGTTTCTGTAATCTGGTGGAAGATGATGATATTCAGAG GATCTTTGTCAAAGTGAAGCAGCATGAGGAGTTTTTCCCTGCGTTCCATGCTGTCATCAGTGAAATGTTACAGGTTCTAG
- the LOC122763158 gene encoding LOW QUALITY PROTEIN: uncharacterized protein K02A2.6-like (The sequence of the model RefSeq protein was modified relative to this genomic sequence to represent the inferred CDS: deleted 1 base in 1 codon) — protein sequence MGRFSTRNSGDLKAPQQKYVDKEAVPRPVPYAMRGRVEGELNRLLSQEVIEPVKHAEWAAPVVPVLKPDDTVRLCGDYKLTVNQISKLEQYPIPRIEDLFATLSGGQKFTRLDLSHAYHQIPLDEEAKKYVTINTHKGLFTYRVLPFGVSSSPAIFQRTMEGLLQGIPRITIFLDDILLTGKDDQEHLQTLSMVLNRLEEAGLRLKRAKCLFMNEEVIFLGHKVDATGLHPVHEKVQAIQEAPTPSNVTELKAYLGLLNYYNKFLPNLSTVLAPVHKLLKKDTRWQWGEAQQVVFEKSKEMMQSAKVLVHYDPEKDIVLSCDASPYGVGAVLSRHMPDGTERPIGFTSQTLNAAEKNYSQLDKEGLAVMFGIKCFHKYIYGRNFTIVTDHKPLLSLFSEMRAVPQMASPRIQRWAVTLRAYEYSIVYKEGKYHCNADALSRLPLPGKVEVERLEERVLMLESSDITLVTSDQVKAWTDKDPVLSRVREMVQIGWSSKLKGEEFAPYEVRKHELSIQNGCVLWGSRVIVPHPGRGNVMKQLHQCHPGVSRMKALARSYVWWPNVDKEVEDTVKGCTTCQEHRNIPAPAPLHPWDWPDKPWSRIHVDYAGPFMENMFFVLVDAHSKWMDVYPVNSATSATTIECLRTSFSNHGLPELLVSDNGTCFTSTEFKDFLNKNGIRHVTSAPYHAASNGLAERGVQTFKRMMKKCPEGTLTAKVARVLFSYRVTPHTTTGLSPAELLLGRKLCCTLDSIHPDLSRRVKEYQERQIKDHNKKAKGRWFKTGDSVMTQNFSLGPKWIPGIIESVTGPVSYKVMLGDGRVVRRHVDQIHTHHQRPGKCNSNQPADASRPSQADEAWLEAEEVLFSGDQLEEPAVVEAVGSSETEQGMVTNATPVRRQSKRETKLPSYLKDFQLN from the exons ATGGGGAGGTTTTCAACGAGGAACTCGGGAGATTTAAAGGCCCCCCAGCAAAAATATGTGGACAAGGAAGCAGTCCCCAGGCCCGTCCCATATGCCATGAGAGGTAGAGTTGAGGGTGAACTAAACCGTCTCCTTTCTCAGGAGGTTATTGAACCAGTAAAACATGCTGAGTGGGCCGCGCCTGTGGTTCCTGTGTTAAAACCTGATGACACAGTAAGACTGTGCGGAGATTACAAGCTGACTGTAAATCAGATCTCAAAACTGGAACAGTACCCAATCCCCAGAATTGAGGATCTGTTTGCTACGCTTTCGGGGGGACAGAAGTTCACAAGGTTAGATCTGAGTCATGCCTATCACCAGATTCCCCTGGATGAGGAAGCAAAGAAGTATGTGACCATAAATACGCATAAAGGATTGTTCACATACAGAGTGCTACCTTTTGGTGTTTCATCAAGCCCAGCGATATTTCAACGGACCATGGAGGGACTGCTGCAGGGCATTCCTCGTATCACCATCTTCCTGGATGACATTCTTCTCACAGGGAAAGACGACCAAGAGCACCTGCAGActctgtccatggttctgaatcGGCTAGAAGAAGCTGGTCTGCGACTTAAAAGAGCCAAATGCTTATTCATGAATGAGGAAGTGATTTTTCTGGGTCATAAGGTGGATGCAACAGGACTGCACCCAGTCCATGAGAAGGTGCAAGCAATCCAAGAGGCACCCACACCTTCAAATGTGACAGAGTTGAAGGCATACCTTGGACTGTTAAACTATTACAACAAGTTCCTACCCAATCTGTCAACTGTTCTTGCTCCAGTGCATaaactgcta aaaaaagacacaaggtGGCAGTGGGGAGAGGCACAACaagttgtttttgaaaaatcaaaagaaatgaTGCAGTCTGCTAAAGTGCTGGTGCATTACGACCCAGAGAAGGACATTGTGCTCTCATGTGACGCATCACCGTATGGAGTAGGTGCCGTGCTGTCACGTCACATGCCAGATGGAACGGAGAGGCCCATAGGATTCACCTCACAAACTTTAAATGCAGCGGAAAAGAACTATTCACAACTGGATAAAGAAGGATTAGCAGTGATGTTTGGAATAAAATGTTTCCATAAGTACATTTATGGACGGAACTTCACTATAGTGACAGATCACAAGCCTTTGTTGTCACTTTTCAGTGAGATGCGAGCCGTACCACAGATGGCCTCACCCAGAATCCAAAGGTGGGCGGTAACCTTGAGAGCCTACGAATATTCGATAGTGTATAAGGAAGGGAAGTATCACTGCAATGCGGATGCTCTGAGCCGCCTTCCTTTACCAGGAAAAGTGGAAGTGGAGAGACTGGAAGAGAGAGTTCTCATGCTAGAGAGCTCTGACATCACGCTGGTGACATCTGATCAAGTGAAAGCATGGACAGACAAAGATCCAGTACTCTCGAGGGTGCGGGAGATGGTACAAATTGGCTGGTCATCAAAACTGAAAGGGGAGGAGTTTGCCCCTTATGAGGTGAGGAAACATGAGCTCAGTATCCAGAATGGGTGTGTGTTATGGGGCTCGAGAGTGATTGTGCCACATCCAGGTCGAGGAAATGTTATGAAGCAGCTTCATCAGTGCCACCCAGGAGTGTCCAGAATGAAGGCATTGGCTAGGAGTTATGTATGGTGGCCAAATGTGGACAAAGAGGTGGAGGATACTGTAAAGGGCTGTACAACATGTCAAGAGCACCGCAACATTCCTGCACCAGCTCCATTACACCCCTGGGATTGGCCTGACAAACCGTGGAGCCGTATCCATGTGGATTATGCCGGACCGTTTatggaaaatatgttttttgtgctTGTTGATGCACATTCAAAGTGGATGGACGTGTATCCAGTGAACTCTGCCACTTCAGCCACCACAATTGAGTGCCTGCGTACAAGTTTTAGCAACCATGGACTGCCTGAGTTGTTGGTGTCTGATAATGGCACTTGTTTCACCAGCACCGAGTTCAAAGACTTCCTGAACAAAAATGGTATCcgtcatgtgacctctgcacCCTACCACGCCGCCAGTAATGGGTTAGCAGAAAGAGGGGTACAAACATTCAAGAGAATGATGAAAAAATGTCCAGAAGGCACACTGACAGCTAAGGTAGCCAGAGTATTATTTAGCTACAGAGTGACTCCTCACACTACAACAGGTCTATCCCCAGCAGAGCTGCTTCTCGGGAGGAAGCTATGTTGCACCCTGGATTCAATCCACCCAGACCTAAGCAGGAGAGTGAAGGAATACCAAGAAAGACAGATAAAAGATCACAATAAAAAGGCAAAAGGACGTTGGTTCAAAACAGGAGACTCAGTGATGACCCAGAACTTCAGTCTAGGACCCAAGTGGATTCCGGGAATTATTGAGTCGGTGACTGGACCAGTGTCCTACAAGGTGATGCTGGGTGATGGGAGAGTAGTGAGGAGACATGTGGACCAGATTCACACTCACCACCAGAGACCAGGGAAATGCAACAGCAACCAACCTGCGGATGCTAGTCGGCCAAGTCAGGCTGATGAAGCATGGCTGGAAGCTGAGGAGGTGCTATTCAGTGGTGACCAGTTGGAGGAGCCAGCAGTTGTTGAAGCTGTAGGAAGCTCAGAGACTGAACAAGGAATGGTAACAAATGCAACTCCAGTAAGAAGACAGTCAAAAAGGGAAACTAAGTTGCCCAGCTATCTTAAGGATTTTCAGTTGAATTAA